Below is a window of Stygiolobus azoricus DNA.
CTTTAACATTTTAAGTAAAAATGATATTGCTTTTTTTGAATACTCAGATCCGTCATAAGCTACTACATATTTCATAAATTACCTTTCTCTCAGAATAGTATATAAATGTTGATCAGTAGAAGTTAAAAATAGTTTAGATTACACATAACTATTATTAAATTTTATTTTAAATCAATGTCTTTCAATAATGAGATTTTTAAAATATTTTAACATTCCTCGTTAGCCTCTTTGATAAGTTCTCTAGCCAAATCCCTATCTAACTTCTTCGACACACGATAGTTTTCGTGAATTATATGAACCTCTATATCGTCGCTTTTAGCCCCTTCTAAATCGAAAGTTAAGTACTGTACTGTGCTAAAAGCCTCACCTTGCTCTCTACCGGCTTCCGGTATTCCTTGAATTAATTTATCACCTACTTTCAGAAACACTGAGTTATATATACCCTTTAGCTCCTTAAAGACCTTCAACAAGCCTACTTGGTCAAAGGCGTTAATATAAAGGGTAGCCTTTATTTT
It encodes the following:
- a CDS encoding DUF3501 family protein, with the translated sequence MGKITLYDIIPWNEYAKIRMERVKWIVNVKSRRRIDLGDRLTLLFENRDTVLHQIQEMVYLDRLEKKEDIEREIKIYSDLLPCGGKIKATLYINAFDQVGLLKVFKELKGIYNSVFLKVGDKLIQGIPEAGREQGEAFSTVQYLTFDLEGAKSDDIEVHIIHENYRVSKKLDRDLARELIKEANEEC